One genomic region from Bacillus sp. SLBN-46 encodes:
- a CDS encoding DUF3231 family protein: protein MSANHDHIKLTAAELSYLWTSYLADSMSICMIKYFLQHIDDEDIKKVAVHSLDLSQQHVEHIRDIFTKEDIKVPQGFTDQDVNLKAKRLFSDIFYLKYIRNMVKGGLITYGRILQNVYRHDIRSFYAKCLTSTLELDTETVRILLEKGLVVRPPTIPYPQKVEFVHKQSFILEGLGRREPLTGTEVTNLYANIQSNHIGMSITTGFSQVAESKKVRNYFLRGKEIAMKHIKVFTSYLEMDSLPAPMSYDQEVTESTESPFSDKLMMFHFSLMIYTGIGNYGVAIAESQRSDMVIDYSRLNAEILKYSEDGANIMIANGWLEQPPLAANRRELAKDKRK from the coding sequence ATGAGCGCAAATCACGATCATATTAAGTTAACGGCAGCAGAATTGTCCTATTTGTGGACTTCGTATCTTGCGGATAGTATGTCCATCTGCATGATCAAGTATTTTTTACAACACATAGATGACGAGGATATTAAAAAAGTTGCCGTGCACTCTTTGGATTTGTCGCAACAACATGTAGAGCATATTCGGGACATTTTTACAAAGGAGGATATAAAAGTTCCACAAGGATTTACTGACCAAGATGTAAACTTAAAGGCCAAGCGGTTATTTTCAGATATATTTTACTTAAAATATATTAGAAATATGGTTAAAGGCGGTCTGATTACATATGGAAGGATATTACAGAATGTCTATCGCCATGATATTCGTTCATTCTATGCCAAGTGCTTAACATCAACCCTTGAGCTAGACACCGAAACCGTAAGAATCCTACTAGAAAAAGGGTTAGTTGTTCGTCCACCAACGATACCCTATCCCCAAAAAGTAGAGTTTGTTCATAAACAATCCTTTATTTTAGAAGGGCTCGGCAGACGGGAACCGCTGACTGGAACAGAGGTAACCAATCTATACGCGAATATCCAGTCTAACCATATTGGTATGAGTATCACTACTGGCTTTAGTCAGGTGGCGGAATCGAAAAAAGTCCGTAATTATTTTCTAAGAGGAAAAGAGATTGCCATGAAGCACATTAAAGTGTTTACCAGTTATTTGGAGATGGATTCCCTTCCTGCCCCTATGTCTTATGACCAGGAGGTAACGGAATCTACTGAATCACCTTTCTCCGATAAATTAATGATGTTTCATTTTAGCCTGATGATTTATACAGGTATAGGAAACTATGGAGTCGCTATTGCTGAAAGTCAGAGAAGTGATATGGTCATTGATTATTCACGTTTGAATGCCGAGATTTTAAAGTATTCGGAGGATGGAGCAAATATTATGATCGCAAATGGATGGTTAGAGCAACCGCCACTAGCTGCCAATCGAAGAGAGTTGGCAAAGGATAAAAGGAAATAG